Proteins encoded within one genomic window of Heptranchias perlo isolate sHepPer1 unplaced genomic scaffold, sHepPer1.hap1 HAP1_SCAFFOLD_403, whole genome shotgun sequence:
- the LOC137312206 gene encoding SLAM family member 5-like isoform X2, whose protein sequence is MCQLCAGRVWSLVCVFLFAICVGEIQTLHPPVNGSLGQSIILPVGITVGSKDVEVVWKRKTPNVRIARYMNKNVETFGTDVYTRRIKLLPENYSLQISDLQREDSGVYEVIVTGKLGQENPELVRLDVYERVSGTNITATVTQGICNITLTCSVTSGNLTSFRWWRGREELGNDSNHYLSGYGEELRIYYTSDVKESVYRCEAWNPVSKDTAQIKLSDVCNITVSGTQSSTATVVIVVIVLMLVILLAGLLFILYKNKETRCEAG, encoded by the exons ATGTGTCAGTTGTGTGCAGGACGGGTCTGGAGCCTTGTCTGTGTGTTCCTGTTTGCCATCTGTGTGG GTGAAATTCAGACTCTCCATCCCCCTGTGAATGGATCCCTGGGTCAGTCGATTATTTTACCTGTTGGGATCACAGTCGGATCGAAGGATGTTGAGGTTGTTTGGAAACGCAAAACACCCAATGTCAGAATAGCGAGATACATGAACAAGAATGTTGAAACGTTCGGCACTGATGTGTACACACGACGGATAAAGCTTCTTCCAGAGAATTACAGTCTGCAAATCAGTGACTTACAGAGAGAGGACAGTGGTGTGTATGAGGTGATTGTAACAGGAAAGTTAGGACAAGAAAATCCGGAGCTGGTTCGACTGGACGTGTACG AGCGTGTGTCAGGAACGAACATCACGGCTACTGTCACCCAGGGGATCTGTAACATCACCCTGACCTGCTCAGTGACCTCAGGCAATCTCACCAGCTTCCGATGGTGGAGGGGACGAGAGGAGTTGGGGAATGACAGCAACCATTATCTCTCTGGATACGGAGAGGAACTCCGGATCTATTACACATCGGATGTCAAGGAGAGTGTGTACAGGTGTGAAGCCTGGAACCCAGTCAGTAAGGACACTGCACAGATCAAGCTGAGTGATGTCTGTAATATAACCGTATCTG GGACACAGTCATCTACTGCCACAGTGGTTATAGTGGTTATTGTGCTGATGCTCGTCATTCTATTGGCCGGTCTATTATTCATTCTCTACAAGAATAAAGAAACAA GATGTGAAGCAGGTTGA
- the LOC137312206 gene encoding SLAM family member 5-like isoform X1, with protein sequence MCQLCAGRVWSLVCVFLFAICVGEIQTLHPPVNGSLGQSIILPVGITVGSKDVEVVWKRKTPNVRIARYMNKNVETFGTDVYTRRIKLLPENYSLQISDLQREDSGVYEVIVTGKLGQENPELVRLDVYERVSGTNITATVTQGICNITLTCSVTSGNLTSFRWWRGREELGNDSNHYLSGYGEELRIYYTSDVKESVYRCEAWNPVSKDTAQIKLSDVCNITVSGTQSSTATVVIVVIVLMLVILLAGLLFILYKNKETICPNGTKRQEAPGKITTIYAEVNPKLLKMCRKDRLPPEGDELDVKQVEGPTEQSSITVYDTIKNLGLGAD encoded by the exons ATGTGTCAGTTGTGTGCAGGACGGGTCTGGAGCCTTGTCTGTGTGTTCCTGTTTGCCATCTGTGTGG GTGAAATTCAGACTCTCCATCCCCCTGTGAATGGATCCCTGGGTCAGTCGATTATTTTACCTGTTGGGATCACAGTCGGATCGAAGGATGTTGAGGTTGTTTGGAAACGCAAAACACCCAATGTCAGAATAGCGAGATACATGAACAAGAATGTTGAAACGTTCGGCACTGATGTGTACACACGACGGATAAAGCTTCTTCCAGAGAATTACAGTCTGCAAATCAGTGACTTACAGAGAGAGGACAGTGGTGTGTATGAGGTGATTGTAACAGGAAAGTTAGGACAAGAAAATCCGGAGCTGGTTCGACTGGACGTGTACG AGCGTGTGTCAGGAACGAACATCACGGCTACTGTCACCCAGGGGATCTGTAACATCACCCTGACCTGCTCAGTGACCTCAGGCAATCTCACCAGCTTCCGATGGTGGAGGGGACGAGAGGAGTTGGGGAATGACAGCAACCATTATCTCTCTGGATACGGAGAGGAACTCCGGATCTATTACACATCGGATGTCAAGGAGAGTGTGTACAGGTGTGAAGCCTGGAACCCAGTCAGTAAGGACACTGCACAGATCAAGCTGAGTGATGTCTGTAATATAACCGTATCTG GGACACAGTCATCTACTGCCACAGTGGTTATAGTGGTTATTGTGCTGATGCTCGTCATTCTATTGGCCGGTCTATTATTCATTCTCTACAAGAATAAAGAAACAA ttTGTCCGAACGGGACAAAGAGACAGGAAGCTCCAGGCAAAATAACGACTATCTATGCTGAGGTCAATCCAAAGCTACTTAAGATGTGCCGAAAGGACCGTTTACCACCAGAAGGAGATGAACTG GATGTGAAGCAGGTTGAGGGTCCCACAGAGCAGTCGTCAATCACCGTGTACGATACCATCAAGAACCTTGGACTGGGGGCCGATTGA